The following coding sequences are from one Haloarcula sp. DT43 window:
- a CDS encoding VOC family protein, with protein MDPKITLVTIGVEDIDESITFYRDGLNFPMQDRDANSDVAFFTLEGTWLSVYPREKLAEDANVPDDGSGFSGVTLAHNVSSEAEVDTVLAEAEAAGGRIVKPAQDTFWGGYSGYFADPDDHLWEVAYPALTTE; from the coding sequence ATGGATCCGAAAATCACGCTCGTTACGATTGGCGTTGAAGACATCGACGAGTCCATTACGTTCTATCGAGACGGACTCAACTTCCCAATGCAAGACCGTGACGCCAACAGTGACGTCGCCTTTTTCACACTTGAGGGAACGTGGCTTTCGGTCTATCCCAGGGAGAAACTCGCCGAAGATGCCAACGTCCCCGACGACGGAAGCGGATTTTCCGGAGTGACATTAGCACACAACGTGTCAAGTGAAGCGGAAGTGGATACAGTGCTTGCGGAAGCCGAAGCAGCAGGTGGTCGTATTGTTAAACCGGCCCAGGACACCTTTTGGGGCGGATATTCAGGGTATTTTGCTGACCCTGACGATCATCTCTGGGAAGTGGCATATCCTGCTCTCACTACTGAGTAG
- a CDS encoding cytochrome P450: MENAELPRQPPPGPSGLPLLGNTLDFGRHTFDFLQSCRRDYGDVVAIEVLGQPFYQLNHPDQIRHVLIDNNTNYTKGSFLTRQFGEFLGKGLLLNEGDDWRRQRHLVEPAFDPDRIAGYAEMMTRVTDRLLETWTPGEPRDIGADMTELTLEIVAAALFDIDIRTDAPQIRQDFQAVTDEFRKRTARPVSFPPWVPTPRNRRYQRALDRLDEFIYEIIAQRRTDPSDDVVSALLRAGSDSNQELDTSQLRDEAMTLLFAGHETTAVALTFTWYLLATHPTVFETLYAEVDEVLGEDRPTLSDVPKLSYTRKVLKESLRLYPPVFGILREPIEDDEIGGYTIPAGSTVAMNQIVVHRDPRFFEDPKAFVPDRWSSAFEAELPQFAHFPFGGGPRRCVGERFAMLEATLVVATIAQRYRFELLSNRELTLKPSVTTKAEDPIIVKPTVRE, from the coding sequence ATGGAAAACGCTGAATTGCCCCGGCAACCACCGCCCGGCCCCAGCGGACTGCCACTACTGGGAAACACCCTCGACTTTGGTCGTCACACCTTCGACTTTCTCCAGTCCTGTCGCCGTGATTATGGTGATGTAGTCGCCATTGAGGTGCTTGGGCAGCCGTTCTATCAGCTGAACCATCCAGACCAGATCCGCCACGTGCTCATCGACAACAACACGAATTACACGAAGGGGTCTTTTCTCACACGCCAGTTTGGGGAATTCCTCGGCAAGGGACTGCTGCTGAACGAGGGGGATGACTGGCGACGACAGCGCCACCTCGTCGAGCCAGCGTTCGACCCCGACCGTATCGCTGGCTACGCGGAGATGATGACGAGGGTGACGGACCGACTCCTGGAGACCTGGACGCCGGGCGAGCCACGGGACATCGGGGCCGACATGACAGAACTCACGCTTGAGATTGTGGCTGCCGCGCTGTTCGACATCGATATTCGGACCGATGCGCCACAGATTCGGCAGGACTTCCAAGCAGTCACCGACGAGTTCCGGAAGCGAACCGCCAGACCCGTCTCGTTTCCACCCTGGGTCCCTACCCCTCGGAATCGCCGGTACCAACGAGCTCTCGACCGGTTAGACGAGTTCATCTACGAGATCATTGCCCAACGGCGGACCGACCCAAGCGACGACGTCGTGTCCGCATTACTCCGAGCCGGGTCGGACAGCAATCAAGAGCTGGACACGTCACAGCTCCGCGATGAGGCAATGACGCTACTGTTCGCTGGCCATGAAACGACAGCAGTCGCCCTTACCTTCACGTGGTACCTTCTCGCCACTCATCCGACAGTGTTTGAGACTCTGTACGCGGAGGTGGACGAGGTGCTCGGCGAGGACCGACCGACGTTGAGTGACGTTCCGAAGCTGTCGTATACCCGAAAGGTGCTCAAAGAGTCGCTGCGGCTCTATCCACCCGTGTTCGGTATCCTCCGGGAACCAATCGAGGATGACGAGATAGGGGGGTACACCATCCCCGCAGGATCGACTGTCGCAATGAATCAGATTGTGGTCCACCGCGATCCGCGCTTCTTCGAGGACCCAAAGGCCTTCGTTCCAGACAGGTGGTCATCCGCTTTCGAGGCAGAGCTCCCCCAGTTCGCTCATTTCCCCTTCGGTGGCGGTCCGCGCCGGTGTGTCGGTGAGCGTTTTGCGATGTTGGAGGCGACGCTTGTCGTAGCAACGATAGCACAGCGGTACCGATTCGAGTTGCTGTCGAACAGGGAACTAACTCTCAAGCCGTCGGTGACGACAAAAGCCGAGGATCCAATCATCGTCAAACCAACTGTCCGAGAGTGA
- a CDS encoding amidohydrolase family protein — MIPYHNYTKLTAHCGRMRLVDTHTHVWGPDTADLPWYGANLPPEWSGPYSHTDLVADMDAAEVDEGVLQPTTIYGRDERANEYTLRAIEAHPERLWGVGVMEYFQDEPDLRQAVRRVTGHERMLGIRFHAAFEYGETPGQMDRQTDWIADDALDPLYDEIATQDAAVFVLAKPGQYSMLATLAAANPHVTFVLEHMGWPDEGMESDEAPWADIETLAEHENVYVKVSSVPRASGDDWPYETAGMFVRKLLAWFGPERLMLGSDYPWLDNCASYRECLSWPEAVEYLSARDLSWLSYRTFESLWE, encoded by the coding sequence ATGATACCTTACCACAACTATACAAAGCTGACCGCTCACTGCGGTCGTATGCGACTGGTTGATACACATACTCACGTTTGGGGGCCCGATACCGCCGACTTGCCTTGGTACGGTGCCAACCTCCCGCCAGAGTGGTCTGGCCCGTATTCCCACACTGACCTTGTTGCCGATATGGATGCGGCTGAAGTCGACGAAGGAGTGTTGCAGCCGACGACGATCTACGGCCGCGACGAACGAGCCAACGAGTACACACTCCGGGCGATCGAAGCCCATCCTGAGCGTCTGTGGGGCGTCGGCGTTATGGAATACTTCCAAGACGAACCCGACCTCCGACAGGCTGTTCGCCGCGTGACCGGTCACGAACGGATGCTCGGTATTCGGTTCCATGCTGCCTTTGAGTACGGGGAGACGCCCGGTCAGATGGATCGACAGACGGACTGGATCGCCGACGATGCGCTTGACCCGCTGTACGACGAGATCGCCACGCAGGATGCAGCCGTGTTTGTCCTTGCGAAACCCGGACAGTACTCAATGCTCGCCACGCTCGCAGCGGCCAATCCCCATGTCACGTTCGTCCTCGAACATATGGGCTGGCCTGACGAGGGAATGGAGTCTGACGAAGCGCCCTGGGCCGATATCGAGACGCTGGCAGAGCACGAGAACGTCTACGTGAAAGTAAGCTCGGTTCCGAGGGCGTCGGGAGACGATTGGCCCTACGAGACAGCCGGGATGTTCGTCCGGAAACTCCTAGCGTGGTTCGGACCCGAGCGGCTCATGCTCGGCTCGGATTATCCCTGGCTGGACAACTGCGCATCCTATCGAGAGTGTCTCTCCTGGCCGGAAGCCGTTGAGTACCTCTCGGCCCGGGATCTGTCATGGCTCTCCTATCGGACGTTCGAGTCGCTTTGGGAGTGA
- a CDS encoding PHP domain-containing protein: MFDCDLHTHSRFFHWKPEVAAGYDPYGVLATLRMAAFRGLDGIAVTNHDFYRPDTIVSDACLPGIEISTTRGHLLVVGPDPPTRTERGKLSPQAAVELAHAHDCAAIIAHPFRNSTLRTCDADFDAIEVNGKHPEYRRRIETIARERDLPMVGGSDAHLPFEAGRISTRIDVDRLTPETVAAAIRDGRVEPVFRDGPLLRALGTVYSYIHEIKGHTSSHED; encoded by the coding sequence ATGTTCGACTGCGACCTCCACACCCACAGTCGGTTCTTCCACTGGAAGCCAGAGGTCGCGGCGGGGTACGATCCGTACGGGGTGCTGGCGACGCTCCGAATGGCAGCGTTCCGGGGACTCGATGGTATCGCTGTCACCAACCACGACTTCTACCGTCCGGATACGATCGTCAGTGATGCCTGCCTCCCCGGGATCGAGATATCGACGACACGGGGCCATCTGCTCGTTGTCGGACCGGATCCACCCACCAGAACCGAGCGGGGGAAACTCTCCCCACAGGCTGCTGTAGAGCTAGCACACGCCCACGATTGTGCCGCGATCATTGCCCATCCGTTTCGCAACAGCACCCTCCGGACGTGTGACGCAGATTTCGACGCGATCGAAGTCAACGGGAAACACCCCGAGTATCGTCGTCGGATCGAAACGATCGCTCGGGAACGAGACCTTCCGATGGTCGGCGGAAGCGATGCACACCTCCCGTTCGAGGCTGGCCGTATCTCGACGCGCATCGACGTGGACCGACTGACGCCGGAGACAGTCGCGGCAGCCATTCGAGACGGACGGGTCGAACCCGTCTTCCGCGATGGACCACTACTCAGAGCTCTCGGAACAGTCTATTCGTACATCCACGAGATAAAGGGGCATACGTCCTCACACGAGGATTAA
- a CDS encoding diacylglycerol/lipid kinase family protein, with protein MGPTRVVVRNPNSGDGKRTKRAKTIATNRGWDVLDSQGGEHTIELAAQAARRADTVVACGGDGTLNKTVQGVQNAGLLDDVSLGVLPAGTGNDFADNVGIRGIDHAFEVIESGECRRLDLGTANERPFLNSCVGGLTAESSAKTSRPLKRRLGVLAYVLTTLSMAREFEPLSLWVSVGPDRDPAWVGEALMLLVGNGRRFPGEQMRQANMEDGMVNAVIIEDAPAIDYLSKGAADRLLRRRASHLTRLKASHLHVTHDGDPVQFSLDGEMIETNELTIDSIPSAMQFFVGDDYDPDPEEWGKPVQQ; from the coding sequence ATGGGTCCGACCCGGGTCGTCGTCAGGAATCCCAACAGCGGCGATGGCAAACGAACAAAGCGTGCGAAAACGATCGCGACCAACCGGGGCTGGGACGTACTCGACAGTCAGGGCGGTGAGCATACCATCGAACTGGCGGCCCAGGCCGCACGACGGGCCGACACGGTCGTCGCCTGTGGCGGTGACGGGACGCTCAACAAGACGGTCCAGGGTGTCCAGAACGCCGGCCTGCTCGACGACGTGTCGCTGGGCGTCCTCCCGGCAGGGACTGGCAACGACTTCGCCGACAACGTCGGTATCCGGGGGATCGACCACGCCTTCGAGGTCATCGAATCCGGCGAGTGCCGACGGCTCGATCTCGGTACGGCCAACGAGAGGCCGTTCCTGAACTCCTGTGTCGGGGGCCTGACCGCCGAGTCGAGTGCGAAGACGTCCCGCCCGCTCAAGCGACGACTGGGCGTCCTCGCGTATGTCCTGACGACGCTGTCTATGGCGCGCGAATTCGAACCGCTCTCCCTGTGGGTGTCCGTGGGTCCGGATCGTGACCCGGCGTGGGTTGGCGAGGCACTGATGTTACTCGTCGGGAACGGTCGACGGTTCCCCGGCGAACAGATGCGACAGGCCAACATGGAGGACGGGATGGTCAACGCCGTCATCATCGAGGACGCGCCAGCCATCGACTATCTCTCGAAAGGCGCAGCCGACAGACTCCTCCGTCGGCGAGCCAGCCACCTCACACGGCTCAAGGCCTCTCACCTCCACGTCACGCACGATGGCGACCCCGTTCAGTTCAGCCTCGACGGTGAGATGATCGAAACGAACGAACTGACGATCGACAGTATTCCGAGCGCGATGCAGTTCTTCGTCGGCGACGACTACGATCCTGATCCGGAAGAATGGGGCAAACCCGTCCAGCAGTGA